From one Lycium ferocissimum isolate CSIRO_LF1 chromosome 7, AGI_CSIRO_Lferr_CH_V1, whole genome shotgun sequence genomic stretch:
- the LOC132064862 gene encoding cyclase-like protein 2 isoform X2 — translation MKIPTFLLLITLSQLILNPILSLANSAYPSPYGIETTTSYQSTDSDNLIPVRREVYGNGRIFDITHRMTPDMPSWGLEDGLGQFLWLPNSMKNGSLANNSEMKLPTHTGTHIDAPGHVYDHYFDAGFDVDTLDLEVLNGPALLVDVPRDKNLTADVMQSLHIPKGVKRVLFRTLNTDRRLMWKKAFDTSYVGFMKDGAQWLVDNTDIKLVGIDYLSVAAFDDLLPSHHVFLKSREIILVEGLKLDDIEAGIYTVHCLPLRLLGAEGSPIRCILIK, via the exons ATGAAGATCCCTACTTTTCTTCTACTAATAACTCTTTCACAATTAATCCTAAATCCAATCCTTTCATTGGCTAATTCCGCTTATCCCTCACCTTACGGTATCGAAACGACAACCTCGTATCAATCTACTGATTCCGACAACCTAATTCCTGTCCGTCGTGAAGTTTATGGTAACGGTCGGATTTTCGACATTACCCATCGAATGACACCTGATATGCCTTCATGGGGTTTAGAAGATGGGCTTGGCCAATTCTTGTGGTTGCCTAATAGTATGAAGAATGGGTCACTTGCTAATAACTCTGAGATGAAACTACCCACACATACTGGTACTCATATTGATGCTCCTGGTCATGTTTATGATCATTATTTTGATGCTGGTTTTGATGTGGACACTCTTGACCTCGAAGTTCTTAATG GTCCTGCATTGCTAGTTGATGTTCCGAGAGACAAGAACTTAACTG CCGATGTTATGCAATCCTTACATATCCCCAAGGGAGTCAAACGAGTACTTTTCAGGACACTAAACACTGACAG GCGTCTTATGTGGAAAAAGGCATTTGACACAAGCTATGTCGGTTTCATGAAGGATGGAGCGCAGTGGCTAGTGGATAACACTGACATCAAACTTGTTG GAATTGATTACTTATCGGTTGCTGCATTTGATGATTTGCTTCCTTCCCATCATGTTTTCCTGAAAAGCAGG GAAATTATTCTTGTAGAAGGGCTGAAGCTGGATGATATAGAAGCTGGCATATACACCGTACACTGTCTGCCCTTAAGGTTGCTTGGTGCGGAGGGATCGCCTATTAGATGTATACTGATTAAGTAA
- the LOC132064862 gene encoding cyclase-like protein 2 isoform X1: MPFWESKMRAVYKLLVLAELLAVSTISLAFSSPNDAYPTGYGDEPGSCVGSSDDLRPVRREVYEGGQIFDITHQFNPNTPVGDSDEGIGQFLTLLSSMKNGSDYNFSELRLGVHAGTHVDAPGHMFADYYDAGFDVDSLDLRVLNGPALLVDVPRDKNLTADVMQSLHIPKGVKRVLFRTLNTDRRLMWKKAFDTSYVGFMKDGAQWLVDNTDIKLVGIDYLSVAAFDDLLPSHHVFLKSREIILVEGLKLDDIEAGIYTVHCLPLRLLGAEGSPIRCILIK; this comes from the exons ATGCCTTTTTGGGAAAGTAAGATGAGGGCTGTGTATAAGTTGCTAGTATTAGCTGAGTTGCTGGCTGTAAGTACAATATCACTTGCTTTTTCATCACCTAATGATGCATACCCAACTGGATATGGTGATGAACCGGGTTCTTGTGTTGGATCTAGTGATGATTTGAGACCTGTGAGGAGAGAGGTGTATGAAGGTGGACAAATATTTGATATCACACACCAGTTCAATCCTAATACTCCTGTGGGAGATTCTGACGAAGGAATTGGACAGTTTCTTACTCTTTTGTCGAGCATGAAGAATGGCTCTGATTACAACTTTTCTGAATTGAGATTAGGCGTTCATGCTGGCACTCACGTTGATGCACCAGGACACATGTTTGCCGATTACTATGATGCAGGGTTTGATGTTGATTCCCTTGACCTTAGAGTTCTAAATG GTCCTGCATTGCTAGTTGATGTTCCGAGAGACAAGAACTTAACTG CCGATGTTATGCAATCCTTACATATCCCCAAGGGAGTCAAACGAGTACTTTTCAGGACACTAAACACTGACAG GCGTCTTATGTGGAAAAAGGCATTTGACACAAGCTATGTCGGTTTCATGAAGGATGGAGCGCAGTGGCTAGTGGATAACACTGACATCAAACTTGTTG GAATTGATTACTTATCGGTTGCTGCATTTGATGATTTGCTTCCTTCCCATCATGTTTTCCTGAAAAGCAGG GAAATTATTCTTGTAGAAGGGCTGAAGCTGGATGATATAGAAGCTGGCATATACACCGTACACTGTCTGCCCTTAAGGTTGCTTGGTGCGGAGGGATCGCCTATTAGATGTATACTGATTAAGTAA
- the LOC132064859 gene encoding uncharacterized protein LOC132064859: MTRNNMLTCLILNYYKKGQYALANHIIQYNTSISTTYLLKGSHIHSSIIQMARSYAHNVVGVGIFLVMLVAIVEATPPGIANNPSHSHCSDDEIKQCKNLPHVCPKFCPNGCITECRSCKPICIDGPPPPPYSPPPSTSPSPPYSPPPSASPPPPSTSPPSPPSTSPKKYKCKNKKYPSCYNQEHTCPSSCPTTCQVDCVSCKPVCSCDKPGAVCQDPRFIGADGITFYFHGKKDKDFCLVSDSNLHINAHFIGKRNENMKRDFTWVQAIGILYGTHNISIGAQKTATWDEAIDHLSLNFDGETVVLPNNQGERWMSVSGPTTYITRTSKINEIVIEVENIFKITAKVVPITEKESRVHNYGITQDDCFAHLELGFKFLSLSDEVSGVLGQTYRRNYVSRVKMGALMPIMGGDKEFSASGLFNADCSVAKFQAVNENVSSLNNLELPSLKCNSGIHGRGVVCKR; the protein is encoded by the exons ATGACACGAAACAATATGCTTACTTGTCTCATTCTCAACTACTATAAAAAGGGGCAGTACGCCTTAGCAAATCACATAATTCAATACAATACTAGTATTTCAACAACATATTTACTAAAAGGTTCTCATATTCACAGCTCAATTATTCAAATGGCTCGATCATATGCTCACAATGTTGTGGGTGTTGGGATTTTCTTGGTAATGCTTGTGGCAATAGTAGAGGCCACTCCTCCTGGAATAGCCAATAATCCAAGTCATTCTCATTGCTCTGATGATGAGATCAAACAATGCAAAAATCTTCCACATGTTTGTCCCAAATTCTGTCCCAATGGCTGCATAACTGAGTGTCGTTCTTGCAAGCCTATTTGCATTGATGGCCCACCTCCACCTCCCTATTCCCCTCCTCCATCAACTTCACCTTCACCTCCCTATTCCCCACCTCCCTCAGCATCACCTCCACCTCCCTCAACATCACCTCCATCTCCTCCATCAACATCTCCCAAGAAGTATAAGTGCAAGAACAAGAAATACCCAAGTTGTTATAATCAAGAACATACTTGCCCTAGTTCTTGCCCTACTACTTGTCAAGTTGATTGTGTCTCTTGCAAACCTGTCTGCA GTTGTGACAAGCCGGGAGCAGTTTGCCAAGATCCACGTTTCATTGGTGCAGATGGAATTACTTTTTACTTCCACGGCAAGAAGGACAAAGATTTTTGCTTGGTCTCAGATTCTAATCTCCACATTAATGCCCACTTCATAGGAAAACGAAATGAGAATATGAAGAGAGACTTCACTTGGGTTCAAGCCATCGGTATTTTATATGGTACACACAATATTTCTATTGGAGCACAGAAGACAGCAACATGGGATGAGGCCATCGACCACCTCTCCCTCAACTTTGATGGTGAAACTGTTGTTCTCCCCAACAACCAAGGCGAAAG GTGGATGTCTGTATCTGGACCAACAACATACATCACTCGAACCAGCAAGATCAATGAAATTGTAATCGAagttgaaaatattttcaagattacAGCAAAGGTGGTGCCTATTACGGAGAAAGAATCTAGAGTTCATAACTATGGCATAACACAAGACGATTGCTTTGCTCATCTTGAACTTGGATTCAAGTTCTTGTCACTAAGTGATGAAGTGAGTGGTGTTTTGGGGCAAACTTATAGAAGGAACTACGTGAGCAGAGTGAAGATGGGTGCTTTGATGCCTATCATGGGAGGTGACAAAGAGTTTTCAGCTTCAGGACTCTTTAATGCTGATTGCTCTGTTGCTAAGTTTCAAGCAGTAAATGAGAATGTAAGTTCGTTGAACAATTTGGAGCTGCCAAGCTTAAAATGCAACAGTGGAATTCATGGACGTGGAGTTGTCTGCAAGCGCTAG